The Hordeum vulgare subsp. vulgare chromosome 7H, MorexV3_pseudomolecules_assembly, whole genome shotgun sequence DNA window ACCTTCTGTTTCTCTCTCTACATGACTAATCATAGGATTACAATTAAGGTAGCTAGGTACTGCTAATAGTACTACTACTTAGTAGCTAGTAATGAACACACATATATAGGGGGGGATGATCGAACTGTACTAGGTAGCgatccatgcatgcatgcgtTGATCGATCATGCGAACGGGGACCTGTGGGGCGCCCCCTTCCTCCTGTTGTTGAGCGACATGACGATCTGGGGGAAGAAGCCCCCTGACTTCTTCTTCCTCGGCACGTCGGCGCCGGCTGCCGCTTCGAAGCCCCGCGCATTTCggctgctgccgccgccgctACGGTTGTTGCTGGAGCCGCCGCCGTAGTGGTGGTGCAGCGAGACCTCGAGGATGGAGTTCGGGGTGATCTGCCCGCCCGCGACGTCCACGTCGTCCAGGAGGTCCGCCGACCCGCCGCCGACGCGGAGGTTCTCGAACCTCGGGAAGCAGGCGACGTCGGGCTCGCCGGACACGTAGAGGATGTTGGACAGGTCGCCGCCCTGCATCATGACATGATCcacctgcatgcatgcatgcatcactcaGCAACCGCGTACGTACACCATCACTAGATGCTCATACGTACGTACGTACATAGGAGTACATACGTTTGCATGCAAGATGGTCAGCTGGATGGGGCGTACGTACCTTGCAGGAGAGGCAGCAGAAGTGGAAGGGCTCCTGGAGGATCCTGTCGCAGGTGAGGCAGATGTTGCCGGAGCCCTTGAAGGGCCTGGACTGAGGCCTCGGCTTCAGGAAGATCACCTTGGCGCTGTTAATCGTGTAGGGCTGCATGCACAGCATTCCCCAAAGAAGATTAGGTCAGGCGACAACTTTCGAGTATGTATGCATTCACCTCATCTCATGTGTTTACAAGTACTAGGAGCTAGCTGGGTTTTACTTGTTATGTGATTGATTCACACACCTGAACAAAGGAGCAGTCGATGAGCTTCTCAAGGTCGTCCAGGCGCACCACGTCGTTGTACACGTACCTCCGCACCTGTACACATCTCAACCCTCTCATTTTGCTACCTCTTCCAATCATCACGTAGTAATAACCAAACAAAATGCGCTGGTAACAAAATTGCCGTGCGTATGCCTGGCATGCATGCACGAGGAGGAGCAACCTAGTGGAGAATCTTCTGAAAGCCGAGCgtagcaaaaagaaaagaaagttgCGTTCCGGTGCGTGAGTGCGAATTACTGCTCCATGTGATGAGGTAATAGTAGCCCTCCTTTTCACTTCACCCTGCATGCCAAAGGCAGGCAGGCAGGGCCGGTGAGTGGTGAGCGAGCGAGTCGCCAGGGGTAATAATTGCGGGCGTTTGACCGGCCGCTCGTCGTGATCCCCGTCGTGGGAGACCGAGGGCGTACGTCCGTGCGTTCCGTCGTGCACCATGCAATGCAATGCAATGCAATGCAATGGCCAAACCCCAAATTTACCCACGTCCAAGCTCCAAGGCATGGTAAAAGAGAGAAATCGCCGGCCAAGCCGTCGACACTGTGGCATCCCTGAGCAGGAACGTGTGAACAGCGTCGTCGTCGTCAATGGCGGAACGATGGGCTTGGACGGTAGCAGcacgcaggcaggcaggcaggcaggatTGTGTACGTACGCGCGCAAGGTGGCAAAGGGGAGCAACAGCGTCGAGGGCCTTGTTTGGCAACAGGGCAGGCCCTTTTACCATGCACACATCTGGTAGTAAATTAAATTGTTTACCACCGCCGCGCCGCTCCCTTCCACCCCTGCGCCGTGCCTGCCGCTGCGCCCTGCACGCGGCGGCTGCTACGCTTAGCGAGTTGTACGTACGTACAACAACAGCTGCTGGCTGGCTACACGCCGGCCGGCCAGTCCACCGCTGCATGCGCAGACGGCGGATGGTGGCCATTGATCCATCATCATCCATTTACTCACCAACCGCCCTCTTTCTTTTTTGCATCAGCGGGCGGGTGATGTGCTTTGCTATGCATGGCAAAACAGTCCGGATAACGCACCCCATTTGTAGGGCGATTTGGGCCGTCCTAGTAGACGGAAGCAAggaaggaaggaacaaacaaACATGTGCATGAAATCAGCGGCTCGGAGGAGGGGGGCAACGGGGTTGACGAGACCGCACGCAACAGTGCAACCACTGTTACCACCGTTAAAAATGCAGGGCGGTGCGCTCTCAGGCTTTGTGTGTGCGCCACTGTTACTGTGCATCCGGGCTgtgagatagatagagagagagagttgaAGGTGAGGGGAAAGGTGGCCGGGAAGATGCGCCTAGCCTAGAGTGATGGAGGGAGACGGGGAGGCCGCAGTAGTAACTTTTTGCAGGTGGCGGGAGGGCACAGGGACAGGAATGGGTGCGCGGCTCGCATCTCATCGCATGCAGCAGCAATTGCAGCCGTGCAGAGTAATTATAAGACTATGCTTGTTTCGGGGGTGCCGCCAAGCCGCGGTGAAAAGTAAACTGCTCACATCTTTTCCTTTGCCTCCCCAAccgtgatttctttttcttcttccttctgaaAAGCTCCGTCTCCTTATCCACACCCACACACACCTACACTCCTTGATGGACGAAAGGGTTTACTCACGCCACCGAGTAGATAATTTTACCTCTCCTTATCCAGCTAGCCACGCCAAAATGGTACGTACGTCTACGGAGCAGGCCGAATGAGTTGGCAGGAAAAAACACAACCAGGAGAGGTAAAATCGGGCAAGGCTAGCTGAGGTAAAATTATGGTTTAGTAAGTACTAGTTTAAACGTTAAttaaaacttgggagtgggaggtGGAGGGGGCAGGGCACAGAGCACGACGAAGCATGGAGAAACGACAAGCAGAAGCCGAAAGACGAGCACAGCCTTCGAAAAGGGGG harbors:
- the LOC123411661 gene encoding protein RGF1 INDUCIBLE TRANSCRIPTION FACTOR 1-like, producing MGMRPGWVGGLVEETFFVACEAHESRKKNEKNIFCLACCTSICPHCAPAHRHHPLIQVRRYVYNDVVRLDDLEKLIDCSFVQPYTINSAKVIFLKPRPQSRPFKGSGNICLTCDRILQEPFHFCCLSCKVDHVMMQGGDLSNILYVSGEPDVACFPRFENLRVGGGSADLLDDVDVAGGQITPNSILEVSLHHHYGGGSSNNRSGGGSSRNARGFEAAAGADVPRKKKSGGFFPQIVMSLNNRRKGAPHRSPFA